Proteins encoded in a region of the Streptomyces sp. NBC_00258 genome:
- a CDS encoding carbohydrate ABC transporter permease — MTTAVSPLVGAARRRRFRTVGTTALMILVALLWASPILLLIGTALRSGADFLAHGPLSWPRSLTWANFRDAWSTGDFGTAFTNSALLTLVKVPLGVVLSSLLAYALAKLRLPFRRGIMFLVLLGLTMPIFIAVVPLFTMLRSVHLTDNLWGLLAPYLAFGLPFQVLILESFFRKVPEDLLNAARIDGAGSLRIFLRIVLPMSLPALVTVAILDVAATWNELLMALVLLSSPEHRTVPLGLLNFQGQFSSNLTGLSAGVLITIAPILLIYACLQRWIVGGLTAGAIKE; from the coding sequence GTGACAACCGCCGTATCCCCCCTGGTCGGCGCGGCGCGGCGGCGCCGGTTCAGGACGGTCGGCACCACCGCGTTGATGATCCTTGTCGCCCTCCTGTGGGCGTCCCCGATCCTGCTGCTGATCGGCACCGCACTTCGCTCCGGGGCCGACTTCCTCGCGCACGGTCCGCTCAGTTGGCCCCGATCGCTGACCTGGGCCAACTTCAGGGACGCCTGGAGCACCGGAGACTTCGGCACGGCCTTCACCAACAGCGCCCTCCTGACCCTGGTGAAGGTGCCGCTCGGTGTCGTGCTGTCCTCGCTGCTGGCGTACGCGCTGGCCAAGCTGAGGCTGCCGTTCCGTCGCGGCATCATGTTCCTGGTGCTGCTCGGCCTCACGATGCCGATCTTCATCGCCGTCGTACCGCTGTTCACGATGCTGCGGTCGGTGCACCTCACGGACAACCTGTGGGGTCTGCTCGCCCCGTACCTGGCCTTCGGGCTGCCCTTCCAGGTCCTCATCCTGGAGTCCTTCTTCCGCAAGGTGCCCGAGGACCTCCTCAACGCGGCCCGCATCGACGGCGCGGGCAGTCTGCGGATCTTCCTGCGGATCGTGCTGCCCATGTCGCTCCCCGCCCTGGTCACCGTGGCGATCCTTGATGTCGCCGCGACCTGGAACGAGCTCCTCATGGCCCTGGTGCTGCTCAGCTCTCCCGAACACCGGACCGTGCCGCTCGGACTTCTCAACTTCCAGGGGCAGTTCAGCAGCAACCTCACCGGACTGTCGGCGGGAGTGCTCATCACGATCGCGCCGATCCTGCTGATCTACGCCTGCCTGCAACGCTGGATCGTGGGCGGACTGACGGCCGGTGCGATCAAGGAGTAG
- a CDS encoding sugar-binding transcriptional regulator — translation MSAREELRIMTHVARMYYSEGVRQPEIAALLDLSQAKVSRLLKKAQQQGIVRITVHAAPGTYPALEQRLQETYGFKLALVVDTDPDDEKSLMADLGAAAAYYLQTTLRSGDVIGISPWSASLLATVEAMEPVAGLKDVTIVQAVGGVGDPAAAAHASRLAGQLAQLVGGQAVYLPAPGLAGSAESARVLREDPFVAAALTHLDRITVGLVGIGEVTPSSTLARSGNAYPAEELASLEKLGAVGDVCLHFFDAEGRAVPSELDERVVGISAQQLRAVRRTVAVAGGQRKHEAIRGAVRGGLVHTLVTDRATAEALLG, via the coding sequence ATGTCGGCGCGCGAAGAGCTGCGGATCATGACGCACGTGGCCCGGATGTACTACTCCGAGGGCGTCCGGCAGCCCGAGATCGCGGCACTGCTCGACCTCTCACAGGCCAAGGTCTCGCGCCTGCTGAAGAAGGCCCAGCAGCAGGGCATCGTGCGCATCACCGTGCACGCCGCCCCCGGCACCTACCCCGCACTCGAACAGCGCTTGCAGGAGACGTACGGCTTCAAGCTCGCCCTGGTCGTGGACACGGACCCCGACGACGAGAAGAGCCTGATGGCCGATCTCGGTGCGGCGGCCGCGTACTACCTGCAGACCACGCTGCGCTCCGGCGACGTCATCGGGATCTCTCCATGGAGCGCCTCCCTTCTGGCCACGGTCGAGGCCATGGAACCGGTCGCGGGCCTGAAGGACGTGACGATCGTGCAGGCCGTCGGCGGGGTCGGTGACCCGGCCGCCGCCGCTCACGCCTCGCGGCTCGCCGGGCAACTCGCCCAGCTCGTGGGCGGGCAGGCCGTCTATCTCCCCGCTCCCGGGCTGGCCGGCTCTGCTGAGAGCGCCCGTGTGCTGCGCGAAGACCCCTTCGTGGCGGCCGCGTTGACCCATCTGGACCGGATCACCGTCGGTCTCGTCGGCATCGGCGAGGTCACCCCGTCCAGCACCCTCGCGCGCAGCGGAAACGCTTACCCTGCCGAAGAGTTGGCCTCGCTGGAGAAGCTCGGCGCGGTCGGCGACGTGTGCCTGCACTTCTTCGACGCCGAGGGCCGGGCCGTGCCGTCCGAGCTGGACGAGCGGGTGGTCGGTATCAGCGCGCAGCAACTGCGGGCGGTGCGCCGGACCGTGGCCGTGGCCGGGGGGCAGCGCAAGCACGAGGCGATCCGCGGGGCCGTACGCGGAGGGCTGGTGCACACGCTGGTGACCGACCGGGCGACGGCGGAGGCGCTGCTCGGTTAG
- a CDS encoding transketolase gives MLSAVPGATSRLRDLRSELRAAAPADRATRLCDAAREIRRRDLRMIARAGQGHIGGDFSAADILAVLYLAVLDLDPEHPDWPERDRYIQSKGHASGALYATLAYAGFFADADLDTYMEPLSALNGHPNRRKIPGVETNTGPLGHGLPVAVGAALAARLDGSTRHTYVLTGDGELQEGSNWEAAMSAAHYKLNRLTVVVDRNRFQQGAPTEGTNSLEPLADKWTAFGFRTRHIDGHDHEALFQALSAEPADNRPLCLIADTVKGKGVSFMEDRVEWHHKVPSADQTAAALEELSR, from the coding sequence ATGCTTTCAGCCGTACCAGGAGCCACCTCTCGGCTCCGCGACCTCCGCAGTGAGCTGCGCGCGGCCGCCCCCGCCGATCGGGCCACCCGGCTGTGCGATGCCGCACGCGAGATCCGCCGCCGCGACCTGCGGATGATCGCGCGCGCGGGCCAGGGACACATCGGCGGCGACTTCTCGGCGGCCGACATCCTGGCGGTGCTCTACCTGGCCGTCCTCGACCTCGACCCGGAGCACCCCGACTGGCCCGAGCGCGACCGCTACATCCAGAGCAAGGGGCACGCGTCCGGCGCGCTCTACGCGACCCTCGCGTACGCCGGCTTCTTCGCGGACGCCGATCTGGACACGTACATGGAGCCGCTGTCCGCCCTCAACGGTCACCCCAACCGGCGCAAGATTCCAGGCGTCGAGACCAACACCGGTCCGCTTGGCCACGGCCTGCCGGTCGCCGTCGGCGCCGCGCTCGCCGCCCGCCTCGACGGCTCCACCCGCCACACCTATGTCCTGACCGGCGACGGTGAGCTCCAGGAGGGCAGCAACTGGGAGGCCGCCATGTCCGCCGCCCACTACAAGCTGAACCGGCTCACCGTGGTCGTCGACCGCAACCGTTTCCAGCAGGGCGCCCCCACCGAGGGCACCAACTCGCTGGAGCCCCTCGCCGACAAGTGGACCGCGTTCGGCTTCCGCACCCGGCACATCGACGGCCACGACCACGAGGCCCTGTTCCAGGCGCTGAGCGCCGAGCCGGCCGACAACCGCCCCCTGTGCCTGATCGCGGACACGGTCAAGGGCAAGGGCGTGTCCTTCATGGAGGACCGGGTCGAGTGGCACCACAAGGTTCCCTCCGCCGACCAGACCGCCGCCGCCCTGGAGGAACTCTCCCGATGA